From one Cyanobacterium stanieri PCC 7202 genomic stretch:
- a CDS encoding hypothetical protein (KEGG: zro:ZYRO0C01672g hypothetical protein~SPTR: ZYRO0C01672p), with protein MILINLDRMRILTSDLMLYSRNSFISSDYISVLDMSSFNLQKLIFVLTSDTVRCLFTFLYPKSDFFYGASLI; from the coding sequence ATGATTTTAATAAATTTAGATAGAATGAGAATTCTAACCTCAGATTTAATGCTCTATAGTCGAAATAGTTTTATATCTTCTGACTATATTTCAGTGTTGGACATGAGCTCGTTTAATTTACAAAAATTAATTTTTGTCCTAACCTCAGATACCGTAAGGTGTTTATTTACTTTTCTTTATCCTAAGTCTGATTTCTTTTATGGAGCTAGTTTAATTTAA
- a CDS encoding hypothetical protein (KEGG: cyc:PCC7424_4485 hypothetical protein~SPTR: Putative uncharacterized protein) encodes MVEVAPSTAEIAEALTMPVDLEFELPDPEDEEIPEHDFQQKVDDVWKVCDRFDLQTDIWRGRILRAVRDREKFGGENRGAGFLNWLKNREISKSQAYALIQLANSADTLLAEGNLDPDAIQNFSKRAFIETAKAEPEVQKLVSEAAQSGDRITRREVKQLTDEYTAMNSDYLPDNVKEKAVDGSLPPRHLAPLVKEMEKLSEEQIDDIKKEVEANPDIDTVKKMTSTAKSLAKYIDSASQVETLRDSPVDLEMALDEAMRLDCLSITADLVKQATNLEQNVAKLYTLWKKVGSISDRLYVETGSSSPNLRSLLTCLERLTSEVIEVKLDEGGEKLIRLRVMTEE; translated from the coding sequence ATGGTCGAAGTTGCCCCTTCTACGGCGGAGATAGCCGAAGCATTGACAATGCCTGTGGATTTAGAGTTTGAATTGCCCGATCCTGAAGACGAGGAGATTCCTGAGCATGATTTTCAACAAAAGGTTGATGATGTTTGGAAGGTGTGCGATCGCTTTGACTTACAAACCGATATATGGCGTGGTAGAATCTTAAGGGCTGTAAGGGATAGGGAGAAGTTTGGCGGCGAAAATCGGGGTGCAGGTTTCCTCAATTGGCTTAAAAATAGGGAAATTAGTAAAAGCCAAGCCTATGCCCTGATTCAATTGGCAAATAGTGCTGATACTCTTTTGGCAGAGGGAAATTTGGATCCTGATGCCATTCAAAATTTTAGTAAACGGGCTTTTATTGAAACAGCAAAAGCCGAACCTGAAGTACAAAAGTTGGTTAGTGAGGCGGCTCAAAGTGGCGATCGCATTACCCGCCGAGAGGTAAAGCAATTAACCGATGAATATACCGCCATGAATTCGGATTATTTACCCGATAACGTTAAGGAAAAGGCGGTGGATGGTTCTCTCCCCCCCCGTCACCTTGCTCCTCTGGTTAAGGAGATGGAAAAGCTATCGGAGGAACAAATCGACGATATTAAGAAAGAAGTAGAGGCAAATCCTGATATTGATACGGTCAAAAAAATGACCTCCACCGCCAAGAGTTTAGCCAAATACATTGACTCTGCTTCTCAAGTAGAAACCCTCAGAGATTCCCCTGTGGACTTAGAAATGGCGTTGGATGAAGCCATGCGTCTTGACTGTCTCAGCATTACTGCTGACTTGGTTAAACAGGCGACTAATTTGGAGCAAAATGTGGCGAAATTGTACACTCTCTGGAAAAAAGTAGGTAGTATATCCGATCGCCTTTATGTGGAAACAGGATCGAGTAGTCCTAATTTGCGATCGCTCCTTACCTGTTTAGAAAGACTAACCAGCGAAGTAATAGAAGTCAAACTCGATGAAGGAGGAGAAAAACTAATCCGTCTTAGAGTGATGACAGAAGAATAA
- a CDS encoding CRISPR-associated protein DevS (PFAM: CRISPR-associated protein (Cas_Cas5)~TIGRFAM: CRISPR-associated protein Cas5, N-terminal domain; CRISPR-associated protein Cas5/DevS, subtype MYXAN~InterPro IPR013422:IPR013415~KEGG: aco:Amico_0124 CRISPR-associated protein DevS~SPTR: CRISPR-associated protein DevS;~TIGRFAM: CRISPR-associated protein DevS; CRISPR-associated protein Cas5) — MIFLYFKAPFASFRPFQSGSYRSTTPIPSPSTVYGILLNLAGIELRDDINKPISNNCQDLPSLKVAIALLSGKSDKIVLSQQLHNYPVGNSGKELAKKTYGNKYWISPVRREVLINHEFIVGIKGNSDIETKIIKGLNGELEKSRYGLPFAGDNNFLFDSIEIIEQPQLARWFFPIQDHTRAHHQICRLTTWIDREDNTKTKIKVFAPTDFTTQPPEKVWITLPQ, encoded by the coding sequence ATGATTTTTCTCTATTTTAAAGCCCCTTTTGCCAGTTTTCGTCCATTTCAATCGGGTTCTTACCGTTCTACTACTCCTATTCCTTCTCCTTCCACGGTTTACGGAATTTTACTCAATCTCGCTGGTATTGAATTAAGAGATGATATAAATAAACCTATTTCCAATAACTGTCAAGATTTACCTAGTTTAAAAGTTGCGATCGCCCTTCTTTCGGGAAAATCAGACAAAATAGTTTTATCCCAACAACTCCATAATTATCCTGTCGGTAATTCAGGAAAAGAATTAGCTAAAAAAACCTACGGTAACAAATACTGGATTTCTCCTGTGCGAAGGGAAGTGTTAATCAATCACGAATTTATCGTGGGTATTAAAGGGAATTCGGATATAGAAACAAAGATTATCAAAGGTTTAAATGGTGAGTTAGAAAAATCTCGCTATGGTTTACCTTTTGCTGGAGATAATAACTTTTTGTTTGATTCCATTGAAATAATAGAACAACCGCAACTCGCTAGATGGTTTTTTCCCATTCAAGATCATACAAGAGCTCATCATCAAATTTGTCGTTTAACCACATGGATTGATCGAGAAGATAATACCAAGACAAAAATTAAAGTTTTTGCCCCCACTGATTTTACAACACAACCCCCTGAAAAAGTTTGGATTACTTTGCCTCAATAG
- a CDS encoding hypothetical protein (KEGG: aco:Amico_0126 hypothetical protein~SPTR: Putative uncharacterized protein), whose product MTDKEIIELSYRLAELPSPQHRAGLAGLVLMVQDIQKQEILQYYQSALLDLDSLDEFGVTIRFNLEGLKALFDLTFGAFIEERSTETKIKNFDRVEEIEAKDDKSKIKIKKLYYYSVVTPQGAFLPYLDESAEGNNGIWIKLWRDMYWGIIRGVPATRNSFNSRANKDYGAYSNDVVKQWTQLQNPDKTIGQSGNYYLGAMASNAENIPTKDNIAYQFLLNFAPFVFQVYRPTTINKDGKREFGSYALAIPDVANLERFCFSFSKLLKQRNNDKLGYSPKESIIDLAEESALNFFILEDRISRDIGEQSTKKSILGVEVIHTEKVGNNVKFYGFNYLEPITTQTDKYKQIKDKYWCPWFRKQRLKNLLNSIVYTDSQESKYEEKPPWFGFDDLLSRVPRKWLETGKDYFSHDARILFNEEILNSQGVTEMSEKNTKIRDYASIIYQVCQSYVMGKLENKYELKWDKIKGNSKLEKDYNDKKNKIVNEAFLAVRSRTEKQAFIDYFVSTLYPFVKKEEFAQFAEDLFKKTDEIRALTLLALSSQFAISKEVKNDSEVRS is encoded by the coding sequence ATGACAGACAAAGAAATTATTGAATTATCCTATCGACTAGCTGAATTACCATCACCGCAACATCGAGCAGGTTTAGCAGGTTTAGTGTTGATGGTGCAAGATATTCAGAAGCAGGAAATTTTACAATATTATCAATCCGCTTTACTCGATTTGGATAGTCTCGATGAATTTGGTGTTACCATCAGATTTAATTTAGAAGGTTTAAAAGCCCTATTTGATTTAACTTTTGGGGCATTTATTGAGGAAAGAAGTACAGAAACTAAAATTAAAAATTTTGATCGAGTAGAGGAAATAGAAGCAAAAGACGATAAGAGTAAAATAAAAATCAAAAAACTTTATTATTACTCAGTGGTGACTCCTCAAGGTGCTTTTTTGCCTTATTTAGATGAATCTGCTGAAGGCAATAACGGTATTTGGATCAAATTATGGCGTGATATGTACTGGGGTATTATCAGAGGTGTTCCTGCTACTCGTAATTCCTTTAATTCTCGTGCTAATAAAGATTATGGGGCTTATAGTAATGATGTTGTAAAACAATGGACACAATTACAAAATCCTGATAAAACCATTGGACAATCAGGGAATTATTATTTAGGTGCAATGGCTTCTAATGCCGAAAATATACCCACTAAAGATAATATTGCCTATCAATTTCTCTTAAATTTTGCTCCTTTTGTTTTCCAAGTTTATCGCCCAACTACTATCAATAAAGATGGAAAAAGAGAGTTTGGCAGTTATGCTCTAGCTATTCCTGACGTAGCTAATTTAGAAAGATTTTGCTTTTCTTTTTCTAAATTATTAAAACAAAGAAATAATGATAAATTAGGTTATTCCCCCAAAGAATCTATTATCGATTTAGCAGAAGAAAGTGCCTTAAATTTCTTTATTTTAGAAGATAGAATAAGTAGAGATATTGGAGAGCAATCTACTAAAAAATCTATTCTTGGAGTTGAGGTTATTCACACAGAAAAAGTAGGTAATAATGTTAAATTTTATGGTTTTAACTACCTTGAACCTATTACTACTCAAACTGATAAATATAAGCAAATAAAAGATAAATATTGGTGTCCTTGGTTTCGGAAACAACGGTTAAAAAATCTCTTAAATTCCATCGTTTATACCGATAGTCAGGAGAGCAAATATGAGGAAAAGCCCCCTTGGTTTGGCTTTGATGACTTACTAAGTAGAGTCCCTCGTAAATGGTTGGAAACTGGTAAAGATTACTTTAGCCATGATGCTCGTATTTTATTTAATGAAGAAATTTTAAATTCACAAGGAGTAACTGAAATGTCAGAAAAAAATACTAAAATTCGTGATTATGCCTCAATCATTTATCAAGTTTGTCAATCATATGTTATGGGTAAATTAGAAAATAAATATGAGTTAAAATGGGATAAAATAAAAGGAAACTCTAAGCTAGAAAAAGATTATAATGATAAAAAAAATAAGATAGTTAATGAGGCTTTTTTAGCTGTAAGATCCCGTACAGAAAAACAAGCTTTTATTGATTATTTTGTTTCTACTCTTTATCCCTTTGTAAAAAAAGAAGAATTTGCTCAATTTGCAGAGGATTTATTTAAAAAAACTGATGAAATTAGAGCTTTAACTTTACTGGCTCTTTCCAGTCAATTTGCCATTAGTAAAGAGGTAAAAAATGATTCAGAGGTTCGTAGTTAA
- a CDS encoding CRISPR-associated helicase, Cas3 family (PFAM: HD domain; Type III restriction enzyme, res subunit~TIGRFAM: CRISPR-associated helicase Cas3; CRISPR-associated endonuclease Cas3-HD~COGs: COG1203 helicase~InterProIPR001650:IPR014021:IPR014001:IPR006483:IPR 006474~KEGG: aco:Amico_0127 CRISPR-associated helicase Cas3~PFAM: helicase domain protein~SMART: DEAD-like helicase ; helicase domain protein~SPTR: CRISPR-associated helicase Cas3;~TIGRFAM: CRISPR-associated helicase Cas3; CRISPR-associated HD domain protein) has protein sequence MSPKLLAKNKSNNKELTLEQHLQDTETACLAIFRGRILNNWCRFFKVTDKNVFLLLLRIACLFHDIGKANPEFIQLVLGGKKFKQTFRHEWISAFILHCPNVKEWFRQSNLDLDLEIITASVLGHHLQATPKQQHKIDAFGKPRNMVKELPLYLDHPQVTNTLEKIATLANLKGLPTLPQKWIDGSAFWDNIYSDIQDTAEDFEYEISKDAQRQSLLLAVKAGLIASDSVASGIYRTQTSSAIEKWVNQTLHTYPITVEEIEEKILQPRYRQIEKDTGKSFELKDFQKEAINLNSRLLLLSACGSGKTIFAYNWAKGVTDSYKIGRVIFLYPTRGTATEGFKDYVSWAPETEASLLTGTANYELRGMTENPTESTKGKDFTTQERLYALGFWQKRFFSATVDQFLSFLTHNYGAICLLPILADSVLIIDEIHSFSRSMFDNFVSFLQHFDIPVLCMTATLPTSRHEELTRILDKHKSGLKVYPSPNNRSQLEDLEQAETLPRYQISQSNFDEAKQKTIIAYQEEKRILWVVNTVDRCREISTQLGEILETDILTYHSRFRLKDRKKRHEETVNAFKQTEKAVIAVTTQVCEMSLDLDAQVLITELAPISALVQRFGRSNRHGKFAHSEILIYEPSQPLPYTKEELEISRQFLHDIVSPLPVSQRLLADKLQEYSLRERFSDGSSHFITGGYWATTQPFRESDDYSFSGILDKDINEYLQLMEDKNPDAESLILPISRKYIIEDFHRPAKLPKYLQIASHENYCEKRGLG, from the coding sequence ATGTCGCCAAAACTCTTAGCTAAAAACAAATCTAACAACAAAGAATTAACCCTAGAGCAACACTTACAAGATACCGAAACCGCCTGTTTAGCTATTTTTAGAGGGCGTATTCTTAATAACTGGTGTCGTTTTTTCAAGGTAACAGATAAAAATGTATTTTTGTTACTTTTAAGAATTGCTTGTTTATTCCATGACATAGGTAAAGCTAACCCAGAATTTATACAGCTAGTATTAGGAGGGAAAAAATTTAAGCAAACTTTTCGCCATGAGTGGATTAGTGCGTTTATTCTCCATTGCCCTAATGTGAAGGAATGGTTCAGACAAAGTAATTTAGATTTAGACTTAGAAATTATTACCGCTTCGGTGTTAGGGCATCATTTACAAGCAACCCCTAAACAACAACATAAAATAGATGCTTTTGGGAAGCCGAGGAATATGGTCAAAGAATTACCTTTGTATTTAGATCATCCTCAAGTCACTAATACCCTTGAAAAAATAGCCACCTTAGCAAATCTGAAGGGTTTACCCACACTACCTCAAAAATGGATAGATGGCTCGGCTTTTTGGGATAATATTTACAGCGATATTCAAGATACCGCCGAAGATTTTGAATACGAAATCAGTAAAGATGCCCAGCGTCAAAGTTTACTACTTGCAGTCAAGGCGGGATTAATTGCCAGTGATTCTGTTGCTTCTGGTATTTATCGCACCCAAACATCCTCAGCCATAGAAAAATGGGTTAACCAAACTTTACATACTTACCCTATTACCGTGGAAGAAATTGAAGAAAAAATACTGCAACCCCGTTACCGTCAAATTGAGAAAGACACTGGTAAATCGTTTGAGTTAAAAGATTTTCAAAAGGAAGCCATTAATCTCAATTCTCGACTGCTATTATTAAGTGCCTGTGGTAGTGGTAAAACTATATTTGCGTATAATTGGGCAAAAGGAGTTACTGATAGTTACAAAATAGGTAGAGTTATCTTTCTTTATCCCACCAGAGGCACAGCAACAGAAGGATTTAAAGACTATGTATCATGGGCCCCCGAAACGGAAGCTAGTTTATTAACTGGTACAGCTAATTATGAGTTACGGGGGATGACAGAAAATCCCACAGAGTCAACTAAGGGTAAAGACTTTACAACACAGGAAAGGTTATACGCTTTAGGATTTTGGCAAAAACGCTTTTTTTCAGCTACTGTTGATCAATTTTTGTCATTTCTAACTCATAATTACGGCGCTATCTGTCTATTGCCCATTTTGGCGGATTCTGTGCTAATCATTGATGAAATTCACAGTTTTTCTCGATCAATGTTCGATAATTTTGTTAGTTTTTTGCAACATTTTGATATTCCTGTGTTGTGTATGACTGCCACTCTACCAACATCTCGCCATGAAGAATTAACCAGAATATTAGATAAACATAAATCAGGTTTAAAAGTTTATCCCTCTCCCAATAATCGTAGCCAACTAGAAGACTTAGAACAAGCAGAAACCTTACCCCGTTATCAAATCAGTCAGAGTAATTTTGATGAAGCAAAACAAAAAACGATTATTGCCTATCAAGAGGAAAAAAGGATTCTTTGGGTGGTTAATACCGTTGACAGATGTAGAGAAATATCAACTCAATTAGGTGAAATTTTGGAGACTGACATATTGACATATCATAGTCGGTTTCGTTTGAAAGATCGAAAAAAACGCCATGAAGAAACTGTTAACGCTTTTAAACAAACGGAAAAAGCTGTTATTGCTGTAACTACCCAAGTCTGTGAAATGTCTTTAGATTTGGATGCCCAAGTGTTAATCACTGAATTAGCACCCATTTCGGCATTAGTACAAAGGTTCGGACGATCGAATCGTCATGGTAAATTTGCCCACTCAGAAATATTGATTTATGAACCATCTCAACCATTACCTTACACTAAAGAGGAATTAGAAATTAGTCGTCAATTTCTCCATGATATTGTTTCTCCTCTTCCTGTCAGTCAGAGATTATTAGCCGATAAGTTGCAAGAATATTCTTTAAGAGAAAGGTTTAGTGATGGTAGTAGTCACTTTATCACGGGCGGTTATTGGGCAACAACGCAACCCTTTAGAGAATCCGATGATTATTCCTTTAGCGGTATTTTAGACAAGGATATAAACGAATACTTGCAACTGATGGAAGATAAAAACCCCGATGCAGAGAGCCTAATTTTACCCATATCCCGTAAATATATCATTGAGGACTTCCATCGACCTGCAAAGTTACCGAAATATTTACAAATTGCATCCCATGAAAACTATTGCGAAAAAAGGGGTTTAGGTTAA
- a CDS encoding hypothetical protein (PFAM: HTH domain~COGs: COG2378 transcriptional regulator protein~KEGG: cyt:cce_1192 hypothetical protein~SPTR: Putative uncharacterized protein), with product MSRHLERLLEIDNLIRGRERQTSSSLANALEVCDRTIRNDLDFLRDRFFAPLEYSKKQGWYYTDDDWRLPSVSLSKGELFALTLGARMLSAYAGSAYEEELRSSIHQLSARLPDNTWIDLQQLADERIVFRSGAQITNLDPQIWQLLLEASNTKHSIWMRYYTASRDQESERIVDPYFLHIYRATNPYLIGFCHNRQDYRWFRVDRIKEINILADTFTINPNFNKEEYLQKIFQYEVGGKTFLVKIKFNAQTAPFIRERKWHHSQEIEEHQDGSLTLSLQSSGLNDLKRWILSYGAGAIALEPLELVELIKQEVMTIKHNY from the coding sequence ATGTCTCGTCATTTGGAACGGTTATTGGAAATTGACAATTTAATTCGGGGCAGAGAAAGGCAAACTAGCAGCAGTTTAGCTAATGCTTTGGAGGTGTGCGATCGCACCATACGCAATGATTTAGACTTTTTGCGAGATAGATTTTTTGCACCTTTGGAATATTCTAAAAAACAAGGATGGTATTACACCGATGATGATTGGCGATTACCTAGTGTGAGCTTGAGTAAAGGGGAACTATTTGCCCTTACTTTGGGGGCGAGGATGCTCAGTGCTTATGCTGGTTCGGCTTATGAAGAAGAGTTGCGCTCATCCATTCACCAGTTATCAGCAAGATTACCTGACAATACATGGATTGACTTACAACAACTGGCGGATGAAAGGATTGTTTTTCGCTCTGGTGCGCAAATAACTAATTTAGATCCTCAAATTTGGCAATTGTTACTAGAGGCATCTAACACTAAACATTCTATTTGGATGCGTTATTATACCGCCAGTAGGGATCAAGAGTCGGAAAGAATAGTTGACCCTTATTTTCTTCATATATATAGAGCCACTAATCCTTATTTGATAGGTTTTTGTCATAATAGACAGGATTATCGTTGGTTTAGGGTCGATCGTATTAAAGAGATTAATATTTTAGCAGATACTTTTACTATTAATCCTAATTTTAATAAAGAGGAATATTTACAGAAAATATTTCAATATGAAGTAGGTGGAAAAACTTTTCTTGTCAAAATAAAATTTAATGCTCAAACTGCCCCTTTTATTCGGGAGAGAAAATGGCATCATAGCCAAGAAATAGAAGAACATCAAGACGGTTCCCTAACTCTTAGTTTACAATCTTCTGGTTTAAATGATCTCAAACGTTGGATTTTGAGTTATGGTGCAGGTGCGATCGCCCTTGAACCCTTGGAATTAGTGGAGTTGATCAAACAAGAAGTAATGACAATTAAACACAATTATTAA
- a CDS encoding CRISPR-associated protein, Cas6-related protein (PFAM: Cas6 Crispr~TIGRFAM: CRISPR-associated protein Cas6, subtype MYXAN~InterPro IPR014174~KEGG: lic:LIC10939 hypothetical protein~PFAM: CRISPR-associated protein Cas6-related~SPTR: Putative uncharacterized protein;~TIGRFAM: CRISPR-associated protein, Cas6-related) yields MTPIINLVFPVQGNLLWADNNYRLYATLCRICPELHSLPGLAINSISGIPDYQGKITLTPYSRLYLRLPVNAIALIYSLAGQTLNIDGDKITLGNPELQTIQPCYSLKARLVTIKGYTKPIEFLQASKRQLQQLEIQANIGIPANKKGEPKRLTMKINKSHRSYTIVGFSVVVSDLSEEDSIKLQIHGLGGKRRLGCGVFYPNIRVKKDYQKGKKDVAKTLS; encoded by the coding sequence ATGACACCAATTATAAACCTTGTATTTCCTGTGCAAGGAAATCTTTTGTGGGCAGATAATAACTATCGTCTCTATGCCACTTTGTGTCGAATTTGTCCCGAACTTCATAGTTTGCCAGGATTAGCCATTAATAGTATTTCTGGTATTCCCGATTATCAAGGCAAAATAACTCTAACTCCCTATTCTCGATTATATTTGAGATTACCCGTAAATGCGATCGCCCTTATTTATTCATTAGCAGGGCAAACATTAAACATTGACGGTGATAAGATTACCCTCGGTAACCCTGAATTACAAACCATTCAACCCTGTTATTCTCTCAAAGCAAGATTAGTCACCATCAAAGGTTATACCAAACCAATAGAATTTTTACAGGCCTCTAAAAGACAATTACAACAGCTAGAAATTCAAGCAAATATAGGGATTCCAGCGAACAAAAAAGGCGAACCCAAAAGGTTAACCATGAAAATCAATAAATCCCATCGCAGTTATACCATAGTCGGTTTTAGTGTAGTAGTGTCCGACTTATCAGAAGAAGATTCTATCAAACTACAAATTCACGGATTAGGGGGAAAACGCCGTTTAGGATGTGGAGTTTTTTATCCCAATATTAGAGTCAAAAAAGATTATCAAAAGGGGAAAAAAGATGTCGCCAAAACTCTTAGCTAA
- a CDS encoding Ras superfamily GTP-binding protein YlqF (PFAM: GTPase of unknown function~TIGRFAM: ribosome biogenesis GTP-binding protein YlqF~COGs: COG1161 GTPase~InterPro IPR016478:IPR002917:IPR006073:IPR019991~KEGG: cyc:PCC7424_1586 ribosomal biogenesis GTPase~PFAM: GTP-binding protein HSR1-related~SPTR: GTP-binding protein HSR1-related;~TIGRFAM: ribosome biogenesis GTP-binding protein YlqF): MALIQWYPGHISKAERQLKEQLKRVDVVLEVRDARIPLASHHPQLKDWIGDKPRILILNREDMITNTLKQEWQEWFKNEGENPFFTNAKDGKGVKAINKASQGCGVEVNKKRQSRGMLPRPVRAVVIGFPNVGKSALINRLLNRKIVASARKAGVTRQLQWVRISKDIELLDAPGIIPLKLENQDDALKLAICEDIGEAAYENQEVAQKFVDLLVNLGTEYVLKERYGLDPLDLTGEEFIFKLAQTKYQNDQERVARQILQDFRKGYLGKVSLEYPPIEAK, encoded by the coding sequence ATGGCACTAATTCAATGGTATCCCGGACACATTAGTAAAGCAGAAAGACAACTCAAAGAACAATTAAAACGTGTTGATGTTGTCCTCGAAGTGCGAGATGCCCGTATTCCCCTTGCCTCCCATCATCCCCAACTTAAAGATTGGATTGGCGATAAACCTCGCATTTTAATCCTAAATCGAGAGGACATGATTACTAACACCCTCAAACAAGAATGGCAGGAATGGTTCAAAAATGAAGGAGAAAATCCTTTTTTTACTAACGCCAAAGACGGTAAAGGAGTCAAAGCCATCAACAAAGCATCTCAAGGCTGTGGTGTAGAAGTCAACAAAAAACGTCAAAGCAGAGGAATGTTACCCCGCCCAGTTCGAGCGGTGGTGATTGGTTTTCCCAACGTTGGTAAATCAGCCCTGATTAATCGCCTTCTTAATCGTAAAATTGTCGCTAGTGCCAGAAAGGCAGGAGTAACAAGACAGCTACAATGGGTCAGAATTTCTAAAGACATAGAATTATTAGATGCCCCCGGAATTATTCCCTTAAAACTTGAAAACCAAGATGATGCGCTTAAATTAGCCATCTGTGAGGATATTGGAGAAGCCGCCTATGAAAATCAAGAGGTAGCCCAAAAGTTTGTCGATTTATTAGTTAATCTCGGTACAGAATATGTATTAAAAGAACGCTATGGTTTAGATCCTTTAGATTTAACAGGGGAGGAATTTATTTTTAAACTAGCACAAACTAAATATCAAAATGATCAAGAAAGGGTAGCTCGTCAAATTTTACAGGATTTCCGCAAGGGTTATCTGGGTAAAGTATCCCTTGAATATCCACCTATTGAGGCAAAGTAA
- a CDS encoding CRISPR-associated autoregulator, Cst2 family (TIGRFAM: CRISPR-associated autoregulator DevR family; CRISPR-associated protein Cas7/Cst2/DevR, subtype I-B/TNEAP~InterPro IPR010154~KEGG: aco:Amico_0125 hypothetical protein~SPTR: Putative uncharacterized protein;~TIGRFAM: CRISPR-associated autoregulator DevR family): MSKKQLNLFATVLTYSAPAGNYRGESEENRTILQKIVKDGQKYAVISPESMRNAIRETLITLDQPHNRTRLHDQDQLAVEFKEYPNPDKYADDFLFGYMVAKTDDVKKMKPIPPKRDSVFRCNMAVALSPYKYDAIFHQSPLHAKTKNNEKTFWNNASTSALLHREVTHTAFQYPFALSSHDCGEKPEWVRALLSAIAQLNNVAGGHARAYYEFAPRSMVIRLTPKLVAGYNTYGFDEEGNWLELHRLTNRHDDKCDLPADEFWIGGEIIREMEESQVKKLADMGVNLFNNCETLLNSVADTFL; encoded by the coding sequence ATGTCTAAAAAACAGTTAAATTTATTCGCTACGGTTTTAACTTATTCAGCCCCTGCTGGTAATTATCGGGGAGAATCAGAGGAAAATCGCACGATTTTACAAAAAATAGTCAAAGATGGACAAAAATACGCTGTTATTAGCCCTGAATCTATGCGTAATGCTATCAGAGAAACTTTGATTACTTTAGATCAACCCCATAATCGTACGAGATTACATGATCAAGATCAACTGGCTGTGGAGTTTAAGGAATATCCTAATCCAGATAAGTATGCTGATGATTTTTTATTCGGTTATATGGTGGCGAAAACTGATGATGTCAAAAAAATGAAACCAATTCCTCCAAAACGGGATAGTGTTTTTCGTTGCAATATGGCAGTAGCTTTAAGCCCTTATAAATATGATGCTATTTTTCATCAATCACCCCTCCATGCTAAAACTAAAAATAATGAAAAAACTTTTTGGAATAATGCAAGTACATCGGCTTTGTTACACAGAGAAGTAACCCATACTGCTTTTCAATATCCCTTTGCTTTATCCAGTCATGATTGTGGAGAAAAACCAGAGTGGGTAAGAGCTTTATTAAGTGCGATCGCACAGTTAAACAATGTTGCAGGGGGTCATGCTAGAGCATACTATGAATTTGCTCCCCGTTCAATGGTTATCCGTTTAACCCCTAAATTAGTGGCAGGATATAACACCTATGGCTTTGATGAGGAAGGTAACTGGTTAGAGTTGCATCGTTTAACTAATCGTCATGATGATAAATGTGATTTACCTGCGGACGAGTTTTGGATTGGAGGAGAAATTATCCGTGAGATGGAAGAATCCCAAGTTAAAAAATTAGCGGATATGGGGGTAAACCTTTTTAATAATTGTGAAACTCTTTTAAATTCTGTTGCTGATACTTTTCTTTAG